The Halonatronomonas betaini nucleotide sequence TTTAATAAATTTTTTATTTTTTAAATCTTTTTGGTTTCTGAGTTTAAATTCATTATTTATTTCTTCATAATTAACGTGATTTATTTTTAGTTCATCAGTATTTGGTGTAAAGCCTCTTTCTTCAATAATATTAGTCACACTGGATAATTTTTCAATCCCACGATCAAAATGATCATTGTCAGAATTTATAAAAGTTCCTACACCATGTTTTCTTATAATAGTTCCTTCTTTTTCTAAATCTCTTAAACTTTCTCTGACAGTTACTCGACTTGTATTCAGTTGTTTAGCTAAACTTTCTTCTGATGGAAGTCGAAGATCATCATTGTTTTCTAACATTAATTTTCGATTAATTATCTGACGAATATCTTCTTTAATTTTTAAATATTTCATTGGATTATCACCTATGCTTTATGAATTTTTATTAGACGTTAGACGACTATCCTTGTAAATATCTTACCATAGTAAAGTAATGCTGTAAAGCTAATTTTTAAATTTTTTTGAATATTAAATAAAACCGGCAACTTTATTAAGAGTTGCCGGTAATTTATTAAAAGCTATATTATTTTATAATGATTTTAAATTTAATTTACTATCCATTAAATGGCACTAATTCTTTTTTTAACTTTCGAACTCCTCCTCTTGGATCATCAATATCTCCTTCATATCGAGGTATTAAATGAATATGAAGATGCATTACTGTTTGCCCTGCTGCTTCATCAATATTAACACCAATATTGAAACCATCTGGATTATATTTTTCTTCAAGATAATCTCTGGATTCTTTTAATAAGTTAAACAAACATAAAATTTCTTCATCGGTTGCTTCAAAAAAATTTGAAAAATGCCGTTTAGAAATAACCATCATGTGACCTTCATTAACAGGGTATTTGTCATAAATCGCAATAGCATGTTCATTTTCCATCTCTACTCTATTCTCATCTAAAGTGCAAAATCTGCAAGAAATTTTAATCACCTCTCTATTAATATATTAATTTTAAATCTTAATTAACTATTTCGATAATATAACTTAAATTCCTGCTAAGAATTCTAAATACATGATATACTTTGGCTTTCATTTTTAATATCAAAAAGCAATTAAAGAAAATTAAAGTCTATTTTAATACAAAAATAAAAAACTCTAATATTAATAAATCTATATTAAATAAATTATTAACTACTACTTAAATTATGAAATGATTTGCTATCTTTAGGGCTTATTTTGGTATTCTGCTATAAATGATAATATCTCTCTGACAGTGTAGTCCCGGGATGACATGCAGGCTGTGCACCTTAAATCTGTCAGGGCCTGCATGTCTCTTTCATCTCCATGCTCTTTATAATGCATGACTTCGATATACAGAAATTCTGGCACCGGTTCTTGATTGAAATCACCGCATACTTTGCATTTAAATATCATTTTATTATCCATTGCTTATCCTCCAGTTAGCTTCTCTTTTATGATTTAATTCTTCTTTAATTGTCTGGATGTATTCTGCTGGCAGCTGATGCTCCCTGGCGCCGTTTAAGATATACTCCTGATACCAGTCGGCTACTTGAAGGTCATTACTGGTATAATCTGAGATATAGGTGATGGCTTTTAACTTCTTGGAGCCGGCCTCAACTCT carries:
- a CDS encoding GntR family transcriptional regulator — encoded protein: MKYLKIKEDIRQIINRKLMLENNDDLRLPSEESLAKQLNTSRVTVRESLRDLEKEGTIIRKHGVGTFINSDNDHFDRGIEKLSSVTNIIEERGFTPNTDELKINHVNYEEINNEFKLRNQKDLKNKKFIKIERVRLADEIPVIFNIDYILNEKLNQKKIMNKKNFNGSLLDTLDKNHNIYITNSKAKIKPLVSDRFLQEKLKLPKNSLLLLMKQYNYNSNGEFIFFSKSYFSHDKFEIRMLRTR
- a CDS encoding HIT family protein, with the protein product MIKISCRFCTLDENRVEMENEHAIAIYDKYPVNEGHMMVISKRHFSNFFEATDEEILCLFNLLKESRDYLEEKYNPDGFNIGVNIDEAAGQTVMHLHIHLIPRYEGDIDDPRGGVRKLKKELVPFNG